From Rhodothermales bacterium:
AGCAGGACGAGGAGGAGGGCGATGAGGGACATGGGCTCTTTGAGTGGTGCCAGTCTGGGGGAGGTCTCTCCGCTGCGTCGCCGGAGGGCCGGCGACTACGGTCGAGATGACAGGCATTGGTAAGGAGGTCTCTCCGCTGCGTCGCCGGCAAGCCGGCGACTTTGGTCGAGATGACAGGCATTGGTAAGGAGGTCTCTCCGCTGCGTCGCCGGCAAGCCGGCGACTACGGTCGAGATGACATTTTATTTTAATATAAAATAAAATGTCATCTCGACCGAAGGCCCGATTCATCGGGCCGAAGCGGAGAGACCTCCCAAATCATACTGTCATCAGGCCGAAGCGGAGAGACTTCCCGACGAATCACACTACCCCTCCTCACTCAAATCCACCATCTCCGGGTTGATACTCCGAATCAACGCCAGTTTTTTCGGCCTCCCCCACCGTTTGATCTGTTTTTCGCGATCGATCGCATCCAACACAAATGCGTGCTCTTCTACATAAAGCAGGTCGCGACACTGATATTTCGACGTAAACGCACCGCCCTGACGATTTCTGTGCTGCCAGAGACGACGCTCCAGATCTCCA
This genomic window contains:
- a CDS encoding GIY-YIG nuclease family protein translates to MDRTYSVYILSNRHRTVFYTGVTGDLERRLWQHRNRQGGAFTSKYQCRDLLYVEEHAFVLDAIDREKQIKRWGRPKKLALIRSINPEMVDLSEEG